From a region of the Armatimonadota bacterium genome:
- a CDS encoding AMP-binding protein: MAVIQAPSAALTGTTPERFRRAVRERGGRVAMRHKRLGIWHRITWADYGRAAEEIASGLISLGFERGQAAAIIGENRPEWLFCDMGIQLAGGLSVAVYATNAADQCVYVLDHSESRFFFVENEEQLDKALAIRADLPSLRRIVVMDTEHLRGFSDPQVMSLEELRALGRAATDPRTLDAVVAGISEDDVAIVLYTSGTTGPPKGAMLTHRNLLWTAEALGRANSLYPHDEALSFLPLSHIAERMLSVYLPLVWGYTVNFAESLDTLFQNLQEVRPSIVFAVPRLWEKMHSQVELHMADVDRFKRAAYRAAVRVGQEYALRRLEGRPLPVWLRAARAVAAATILNPLRHRLGLDRARFAVSGAAPIAPEVLAYYHAIGVPIREVYGQTEGSGPTTIHQGDRIKLGTVGQPIPGVEVRIAPDGEILVRGPNVFRGYFKDPEATAQALRDGWLHSGDIGEMDAEGFLRITDRKKDLIVNAYGKNIAPAYIENKLKFSPYIGDAVVIGDRRPYLVALIVIDEDNVSQWAQDRRIPFSTFADLSGNEQVRQLIAQEVERVNKTLSSPEQVKRFAILSKRLYQEDGEVTPTLKVKRRAIMEKYGDVIAALYRSG, translated from the coding sequence GTGGCCGTGATCCAGGCGCCCTCCGCTGCTTTGACCGGCACGACGCCGGAGCGGTTCCGGCGCGCCGTGAGGGAACGCGGCGGACGGGTCGCAATGCGCCACAAACGGTTGGGGATCTGGCACCGGATCACCTGGGCCGACTATGGGCGGGCCGCCGAGGAGATCGCCTCCGGGCTGATCTCTCTGGGGTTCGAGCGCGGGCAGGCGGCCGCAATCATCGGCGAGAACCGGCCCGAGTGGCTGTTCTGCGACATGGGCATCCAGCTGGCCGGTGGACTGTCCGTCGCGGTGTACGCGACGAACGCTGCCGATCAGTGCGTCTACGTCCTGGACCACAGCGAATCCAGGTTCTTCTTCGTCGAGAACGAAGAGCAGCTCGACAAGGCCCTCGCAATCCGGGCGGACCTACCTAGCCTGCGGCGCATCGTGGTCATGGACACAGAACACCTGCGCGGCTTTTCCGACCCGCAGGTCATGTCGCTCGAAGAGCTGCGCGCACTCGGCCGCGCAGCCACCGATCCCCGGACGCTGGATGCGGTCGTCGCCGGGATCTCGGAGGACGACGTCGCGATCGTCCTGTACACGTCGGGTACGACCGGACCGCCGAAGGGCGCGATGCTCACGCACCGCAACCTACTGTGGACCGCGGAGGCGCTGGGACGGGCGAACTCGCTGTATCCGCACGACGAGGCGCTCTCGTTCCTCCCGCTGTCGCACATCGCCGAGCGCATGCTGTCGGTCTACCTGCCGCTGGTGTGGGGATACACGGTCAACTTCGCTGAGAGCCTCGACACGTTGTTCCAGAACCTGCAGGAGGTCCGACCGTCGATCGTCTTTGCCGTCCCTCGGCTGTGGGAGAAGATGCACTCGCAGGTCGAGCTGCACATGGCCGATGTGGACCGCTTCAAGCGCGCCGCCTACCGCGCCGCCGTCCGTGTGGGGCAGGAGTACGCCCTGCGACGGCTCGAAGGACGTCCCCTACCGGTGTGGCTGCGCGCTGCGCGCGCCGTGGCAGCGGCAACGATCCTGAACCCGCTCCGGCACCGGCTGGGATTGGACCGCGCCCGCTTTGCCGTGTCCGGCGCGGCCCCCATCGCACCCGAGGTGCTCGCCTACTACCATGCGATCGGCGTGCCGATCCGCGAAGTCTACGGTCAGACCGAGGGCAGCGGCCCGACCACGATCCACCAGGGTGACCGGATCAAGCTGGGGACCGTGGGGCAACCCATCCCGGGCGTCGAGGTCCGCATCGCACCGGACGGCGAGATCCTGGTGCGGGGCCCGAACGTCTTCCGTGGCTACTTCAAGGATCCGGAGGCCACCGCGCAGGCGCTACGGGACGGGTGGCTCCATTCCGGGGACATCGGCGAGATGGACGCCGAGGGGTTCTTACGCATCACCGACCGCAAGAAGGACCTGATCGTCAATGCGTACGGCAAGAACATCGCACCCGCCTACATCGAGAACAAGCTGAAGTTCAGTCCCTACATCGGCGACGCCGTCGTGATCGGCGACCGCAGACCCTACCTCGTTGCCCTGATCGTGATCGATGAGGACAATGTGAGCCAGTGGGCGCAGGATCGGCGGATTCCCTTCTCCACGTTTGCGGACCTCAGCGGCAACGAGCAGGTGCGCCAACTGATCGCCCAAGAAGTGGAACGCGTGAACAAGACGCTGAGCAGCCCCGAGCAGGTCAAGCGCTTTGCGATCCTCTCCAAGCGCCTCTACCAGGAAGACGGCGAGGTCACACCCACGCTGAAGGTCAAGCGAAGAGCGATCATGGAGAAGTACGGCGACGTGATCGCCGCCCTGTACCGGAGCGGATAA
- the ald gene encoding alanine dehydrogenase has product MRIGVPTERKDQEYRVGITPAGVIQLVQAGHEVVIEAGAGEGSGFADEEYRRRGARITRDAAEVWGCDMVMKVKEPLPEEFDHLRPGLVLYAYLHLAAEPVLTDALVRSRAVAIAYETVQLPDGDLPLLTPMSEVAGKLAIQEAAYHLKRTRGGKGTLLGGVTGVAPGTVVIVGGGVVGENAAKVALGMGAQVTVLERNPRRMAFLDHVLHGRIQTVMSNPYTLEQAVAYADVLVGAVLIPGARAPRLVTEEMVRTMKPGSVIVDVSIDQGGCVETIRPTSHSDPVFTKHGVIHYGVTNMPGAVPRTSTFALTNVTIGYALAIANKGWERACREDPALARGLNVVDGKIIHAGVAEAHGMPHTPVEEVLAASG; this is encoded by the coding sequence ATGCGGATCGGGGTTCCCACGGAGCGGAAGGACCAGGAGTACCGGGTCGGGATCACGCCCGCCGGCGTGATCCAGCTCGTCCAAGCGGGACACGAAGTGGTGATCGAAGCCGGCGCGGGCGAGGGAAGCGGCTTCGCAGACGAGGAGTATCGGCGCCGCGGGGCCCGCATCACCCGCGACGCCGCCGAGGTCTGGGGCTGCGACATGGTGATGAAAGTCAAAGAACCTCTGCCGGAGGAGTTCGACCACTTGCGCCCCGGGCTGGTCCTGTACGCCTACCTGCACCTGGCCGCCGAACCCGTGCTGACCGACGCGCTCGTGAGATCCCGTGCGGTCGCCATCGCCTACGAGACGGTGCAGCTGCCCGACGGCGACCTGCCGCTGCTGACTCCGATGAGCGAGGTGGCGGGCAAGCTGGCGATCCAGGAGGCAGCCTACCACCTCAAGCGTACGCGCGGCGGCAAGGGGACGCTGCTGGGCGGGGTGACCGGGGTCGCGCCGGGCACTGTCGTGATCGTGGGCGGCGGGGTGGTCGGAGAGAACGCTGCGAAGGTCGCCTTGGGAATGGGTGCGCAGGTGACCGTGCTCGAGAGGAACCCGCGCCGGATGGCCTTCCTCGACCACGTCCTGCACGGGCGCATCCAGACGGTCATGAGCAACCCGTACACGCTCGAGCAGGCCGTCGCCTACGCCGACGTGCTCGTCGGCGCGGTCCTGATCCCCGGTGCGCGCGCGCCGCGGTTGGTGACCGAGGAGATGGTCCGGACGATGAAGCCGGGTTCGGTGATCGTGGACGTCTCGATCGACCAGGGGGGCTGCGTGGAGACGATCCGGCCGACCAGCCACAGCGACCCCGTTTTCACCAAGCACGGGGTCATCCACTACGGGGTCACGAACATGCCGGGCGCCGTCCCGCGCACCTCGACGTTCGCGCTGACGAACGTGACGATCGGCTACGCCCTGGCGATCGCGAACAAGGGGTGGGAGCGGGCCTGCCGGGAGGATCCGGCCCTGGCCCGGGGTCTCAACGTGGTCGACGGGAAGATCATCCACGCCGGGGTCGCCGAAGCCCACGGAATGCCCCACACGCCGGTGGAAGAAGTGCTGGCGGCCAGCGGGTAG
- a CDS encoding ABC transporter ATP-binding protein, which yields MDVLLRLSNVETAYGRLVVLHGVSLEVPAGRVVALLGSNGAGKTTLLKTVMGYIPDQPRKGTVEVLGRRVNGWEPEDVARLGIAYIPEGRGIFPELTVVENLRLGAYRQPRHSVAEAIDSVEDRFPVLRERRGQLAGTLSGGEQQMLAIARALLMRPRLLLLDEPSLGLAPKVVGEVFDILRSINTADGVTILLVEQNARMALEIAHYGYVLEAGRLVLEGSAGRLRDDPNVQELYLGIRHEVSVKGYQRWRPRRRWA from the coding sequence ATGGACGTCCTGTTGCGACTCAGCAACGTCGAGACCGCCTACGGCCGGCTCGTCGTGCTGCACGGGGTGTCCCTGGAAGTGCCGGCCGGCCGCGTCGTCGCGTTGCTGGGATCGAACGGCGCGGGCAAGACGACGCTGCTCAAGACGGTGATGGGATACATCCCCGACCAGCCGCGTAAGGGGACGGTCGAGGTCCTCGGCCGCCGGGTGAACGGCTGGGAGCCCGAGGACGTCGCGCGGCTGGGCATCGCCTACATCCCCGAAGGACGCGGCATCTTTCCCGAGCTGACCGTCGTCGAAAACCTGCGCCTGGGCGCCTACCGACAGCCGCGGCACAGCGTCGCGGAAGCGATCGACTCTGTGGAGGATCGCTTTCCGGTGCTGCGCGAGCGCCGCGGCCAGCTGGCGGGTACGCTGTCCGGCGGCGAGCAGCAGATGCTCGCGATCGCCCGCGCGCTGTTGATGCGCCCGCGGCTGCTCCTGCTCGACGAACCGTCGCTCGGTCTGGCACCGAAAGTCGTCGGTGAGGTGTTCGACATCCTCCGGTCGATCAACACAGCCGACGGCGTTACGATCCTGCTCGTCGAGCAGAACGCCCGGATGGCCCTGGAGATCGCGCACTACGGTTACGTCCTGGAAGCCGGCCGGCTGGTCCTCGAAGGATCCGCGGGACGGCTTCGTGACGACCCCAACGTGCAGGAGCTCTACTTGGGGATCCGGCACGAGGTATCGGTCAAGGGCTACCAGCGGTGGCGACCCAGGCGGCGGTGGGCGTGA
- the rpoZ gene encoding DNA-directed RNA polymerase subunit omega — protein MIRPPIETLLARIPNKYLLVMVAARRARELRSGQLPLVDVDSQNPVTIALEEIAAGRVEPEPAR, from the coding sequence TTGATCCGTCCGCCCATCGAGACACTGCTGGCTCGCATCCCGAATAAGTATCTGCTGGTCATGGTCGCGGCGCGGCGCGCGCGCGAACTGCGCAGCGGACAGCTGCCGCTGGTGGACGTCGACTCGCAGAACCCCGTCACGATTGCCCTGGAGGAGATCGCCGCCGGCCGCGTCGAACCGGAGCCCGCCCGGTAG
- a CDS encoding ABC transporter ATP-binding protein → MEGPLLEVEGLSVAFGGIVALHDLDLDVQRGELLSVIGPNGAGKTTLFNCICGLYRPQSGRIRFEGTDLPQRPDAVARRGIARTFQNIELFRYSTVLDNVLLGRHLHVRSSLLDAALATPRWRREEARNRRRVEEILDFLDLAHVRTRLVGGLPMGLQRRVEMARALAAEPRLLLLDEPSAGMTSEEKEDLAFRLRDLRKDWDVTIVLVEHDLRLVMGLSDRVVVLDHGIKIAEGSPEAVQRDPSVIQAYLGTAAERVVGP, encoded by the coding sequence ATGGAAGGGCCGCTGCTGGAGGTCGAGGGTCTGTCGGTCGCGTTCGGCGGCATCGTCGCGCTGCACGACCTGGACCTGGACGTGCAGCGCGGCGAGCTGCTCTCGGTGATCGGCCCTAACGGCGCCGGCAAGACCACGCTGTTCAATTGCATCTGCGGGCTGTATCGGCCGCAGTCGGGGCGAATCCGCTTCGAGGGGACCGACCTGCCGCAAAGGCCCGACGCGGTCGCCCGCCGGGGGATCGCCCGCACGTTTCAGAACATCGAGCTGTTCCGGTACAGCACCGTGCTGGACAACGTGCTGCTCGGACGTCACCTGCACGTGCGGTCGTCCCTCCTCGACGCGGCGCTGGCCACGCCTCGCTGGCGGCGTGAGGAGGCGAGGAACCGGCGGCGCGTGGAGGAGATCCTGGACTTCTTGGACCTGGCCCACGTGCGCACGCGGTTGGTGGGCGGGCTGCCGATGGGGCTGCAGCGCCGCGTGGAGATGGCACGTGCCCTCGCAGCCGAGCCACGTCTGTTGCTGCTCGATGAACCCTCCGCCGGCATGACCAGCGAGGAGAAGGAAGATCTGGCGTTTCGGCTGCGCGACCTCCGCAAGGACTGGGACGTGACGATCGTGCTCGTCGAGCACGACCTGCGGCTGGTGATGGGTCTGTCCGACCGGGTCGTGGTCCTCGACCACGGCATCAAGATCGCCGAAGGTTCTCCCGAGGCCGTACAGCGCGACCCGTCGGTGATCCAGGCATACTTGGGGACGGCTGCGGAGCGGGTCGTGGGGCCGTAA
- a CDS encoding branched-chain amino acid ABC transporter permease: MGRAHNLVERYEEDLFLVKGTAGWSAVVLLLAGLVALPLFLPRWGLGYLLFIGILMAANVIVAVGLNLLVGFTGLISLGHGGFVAIGAYASGLLAARADLPWYVAWMGAAAISAGFGFLVGLPALRLTGPYLAIATLGFGIAVYQVLTNWTALSGGRMGLAVEPLSLGIGGLTSTQELYYVAVAAAVLLCWVAFNLVRSHVGRALVAIRDSDIAATVAGVNLTRYKTLAFAVSAAYAGTAGAVVAQALRHLEPQSFTFLESVTYLAMIVVGGLGTVPGAIVGAAVLTVLPHYLSGAKQWLPILYGGAILLMMAIEPRGLYGRWLRIKWYFKTWPL; the protein is encoded by the coding sequence ATGGGGCGCGCGCACAACCTCGTCGAGCGATACGAAGAGGACCTGTTCCTCGTCAAGGGCACCGCAGGCTGGTCAGCGGTCGTGCTCCTCCTTGCCGGGTTGGTCGCCCTGCCCCTATTCCTCCCCCGGTGGGGTCTGGGCTACCTCTTGTTCATCGGAATTCTCATGGCGGCCAACGTCATCGTGGCGGTCGGCCTCAACCTGCTCGTCGGATTCACCGGGCTGATTTCGTTGGGTCACGGGGGGTTCGTCGCGATCGGCGCGTACGCGTCTGGGCTGCTGGCCGCGCGGGCCGACCTTCCCTGGTACGTCGCCTGGATGGGTGCGGCGGCCATCAGCGCCGGCTTCGGGTTCCTCGTCGGTCTTCCGGCGCTGCGCCTGACCGGACCGTACCTGGCGATTGCGACTTTGGGGTTCGGCATCGCGGTCTATCAGGTGCTCACGAACTGGACGGCGCTGTCCGGAGGGCGGATGGGGCTGGCCGTCGAGCCCCTGTCGCTGGGCATCGGGGGGCTGACGTCCACGCAGGAACTGTACTATGTGGCGGTCGCAGCCGCAGTGTTGCTGTGCTGGGTCGCGTTCAACCTCGTACGCTCCCACGTGGGGCGTGCGCTCGTGGCGATCCGGGACAGCGACATCGCCGCCACGGTCGCCGGGGTGAACCTGACGCGGTACAAGACGCTGGCGTTCGCGGTCAGCGCGGCCTATGCGGGTACCGCCGGTGCGGTCGTGGCCCAGGCACTGCGCCATTTGGAGCCGCAGTCGTTTACGTTCCTCGAGTCGGTGACGTATCTGGCGATGATCGTCGTCGGAGGGTTGGGCACGGTGCCCGGGGCGATCGTCGGCGCCGCTGTCCTCACCGTCCTCCCCCACTACCTGTCCGGCGCCAAGCAGTGGCTGCCGATCCTGTACGGCGGTGCGATCCTGTTGATGATGGCGATCGAGCCGCGGGGACTGTACGGCCGCTGGCTGCGCATCAAGTGGTACTTCAAGACGTGGCCGCTATGA
- a CDS encoding ABC transporter substrate-binding protein gives MGGVVKLVGAVVLALALAASAAGQATERGVTPTEIVLGTSMPMTGPAAFWGTGVSGGIDAWLRHVNDQGGIHGRRFRFVVRDDAYLPPRAIANVRELVERVGVFAIVSQIGTANCFAVRDFMVETRTLWITPACGADIWAGMRERNRYLFVTYPSYTDEGIFLTRYAAQNLRARNVAVFYQNDLYGQQGLLGVRRGIAQVRGVRLVSHVSYEVTDAEVSAQALRLRDSGADTLFLYATPRHGALIVREIARIGYRPTLVSTFTLLDPIMFQLAGDAWNDVYLASYIPLPGTDPRVDAVLATITRINPELARNPFNAIAGVSFIEAFLEGIRRTGPNLTKDRLVASMETIRNWDGEVIRGVTFTPESRQGINRLFMAKAERGRYVRLSDWVSYQRKF, from the coding sequence ATGGGCGGAGTGGTGAAGCTGGTTGGGGCGGTTGTGCTGGCGCTTGCGCTCGCCGCGTCCGCTGCGGGTCAGGCGACGGAGCGCGGGGTCACCCCGACCGAGATCGTGCTCGGAACCAGCATGCCGATGACGGGTCCGGCGGCATTCTGGGGGACCGGGGTCAGCGGCGGGATCGACGCCTGGCTGAGACACGTCAACGACCAGGGCGGCATTCACGGACGGAGATTCCGGTTCGTCGTGCGAGACGACGCGTATCTTCCGCCGCGCGCCATCGCCAATGTGCGGGAACTCGTCGAGCGCGTCGGCGTGTTCGCCATCGTCTCGCAGATCGGCACCGCCAACTGCTTTGCGGTCCGGGACTTCATGGTGGAGACCCGCACGCTGTGGATCACGCCGGCCTGCGGCGCCGACATCTGGGCCGGGATGCGCGAGCGCAATCGTTACCTGTTCGTCACCTACCCCAGCTACACGGACGAGGGGATCTTCCTCACCCGGTATGCCGCGCAAAATCTGCGTGCGCGCAACGTCGCGGTCTTCTACCAGAACGATCTGTACGGGCAACAGGGGCTGCTGGGCGTCCGGCGCGGAATCGCCCAGGTGCGGGGTGTGCGGCTCGTCTCGCACGTCTCGTATGAGGTGACCGACGCGGAGGTGTCCGCACAGGCACTGAGACTCAGGGATTCGGGCGCCGACACCCTCTTCCTGTACGCGACGCCCAGGCACGGAGCCCTCATCGTGCGGGAGATCGCGAGGATCGGGTACCGGCCGACGCTGGTGTCCACCTTCACACTTCTCGACCCGATCATGTTCCAGCTGGCCGGCGACGCATGGAACGACGTCTACCTGGCGTCGTACATCCCGCTGCCCGGCACCGATCCCAGGGTGGACGCGGTGCTGGCCACGATCACGCGCATCAACCCGGAGCTTGCCCGCAACCCGTTCAACGCGATCGCCGGCGTCTCGTTCATCGAGGCGTTCCTCGAGGGGATCCGCCGAACCGGGCCCAACCTGACCAAGGACCGGCTGGTGGCCTCGATGGAGACGATCCGCAATTGGGACGGCGAGGTCATCCGGGGCGTGACGTTCACGCCGGAGAGCCGGCAGGGCATCAACCGCCTGTTCATGGCCAAGGCCGAGAGGGGCCGGTACGTCCGGCTCAGCGACTGGGTGAGCTATCAGAGGAAGTTCTGA
- a CDS encoding branched-chain amino acid ABC transporter permease encodes MMQAAQYVVGGLATGSLYALVALGIVLLYRSSRVLNFAHGDVATLAAFVAFLLLVRGATFSAAVLGGLGAVAVLGAAFYYFVLRPAKEATLLGKVVFTLGLALVLSGLVQVIWGTDTQIFPFPLSDTRVYRVGTLIVSEMHLGTIVISLLLMAALYGLIQHTRIGLAMRAVAQNADAAQALGIPARRIHAFTWATASVLGGAAGILVAPVVYLDPFMMLDPFLKGFAAAVVGGMDSAPGAVLGGFFLGIAESLFAGYVSFQFKTTMAFAIILLVLLIRPEGLLGREYHRRV; translated from the coding sequence ATGATGCAGGCAGCCCAGTACGTCGTGGGAGGACTGGCCACCGGGAGCCTGTACGCGCTCGTGGCCCTGGGGATCGTGCTCCTGTACCGCAGCTCGCGGGTCCTCAACTTCGCACACGGGGACGTGGCCACGCTGGCGGCGTTCGTGGCCTTTCTGCTGTTGGTGCGCGGCGCGACGTTTTCCGCCGCCGTCCTGGGTGGCCTGGGCGCGGTCGCCGTGCTGGGAGCGGCCTTTTACTATTTCGTCCTGCGACCGGCCAAGGAAGCCACCCTGCTGGGCAAGGTGGTCTTCACGTTGGGGCTGGCCCTCGTGCTGAGCGGTCTTGTGCAGGTGATCTGGGGTACGGACACCCAGATCTTTCCCTTCCCGCTGTCGGACACCCGTGTCTACCGCGTGGGTACGCTCATCGTCAGCGAGATGCACCTGGGCACGATCGTGATCAGTCTTCTGCTGATGGCAGCGCTGTACGGACTCATTCAGCACACCCGGATCGGGCTGGCGATGCGGGCAGTCGCTCAGAACGCCGATGCCGCCCAGGCTTTGGGGATTCCCGCGCGGCGGATCCACGCCTTCACCTGGGCGACGGCATCGGTCCTGGGAGGAGCGGCGGGGATCCTGGTGGCACCGGTGGTGTACCTCGATCCGTTCATGATGCTGGATCCATTCCTCAAGGGGTTTGCGGCCGCGGTGGTCGGCGGCATGGACAGCGCGCCGGGGGCCGTGTTGGGAGGATTCTTCCTGGGGATCGCGGAAAGTCTGTTCGCGGGATACGTCTCGTTTCAGTTCAAGACGACGATGGCGTTCGCGATCATCCTGCTGGTGTTGCTGATCCGCCCCGAGGGCTTGCTCGGGCGCGAGTACCACCGCAGGGTGTAG
- a CDS encoding phosphodiester glycosidase family protein — protein MIRRRATVAAICLFVAASAAAAQGTPTDLRGHWAEGRIGTLLGRGIVELYADGRFRPEEPISRARFARWLVAARGLPLERPQLPTFRDVTRADWFFPYAETAAAHGILDGDNNRGTASFFRPTELLTREEAIHWTVRAMGYGWEAERLAAVYLPVVDAADVTASRRGSVAVALLARPPLLREPTTDRVRARAPMTRAEGASLVWAYLQAVKTGIRLQTEEHIEPGLRLVTEKRGVLRTPPVWRVQIGAFASEENARRLADQMRSRGLPTFVDFLDGLHKVRVGSFATRQAAETLRARLAEEGLPTWLISTLRDFEALPGPHRVAVLQVQPDAAALVPALAGERVIGRERTSAIATRRGAVAAVNGGFFAPDGDPIGGLAIDGEWISEPIPHRSCVGIGEYGGLLFDVLGWRGEVSTPYGLLALSGINRARRADETILYTPRYDATTRTNFAGIEVVVGGGVVQQVRVGAGNSTIPADGFVLSGHGAARAALSVLQPGDPVGVTISVLPASADPRWQQVRHAVCGGPRLLSAGQVIATGEGFTAWFLNRRHPRTAIGRTPDGTIILLVADGRSPYHALGMTAAELALELRRWGAADAVNLDGGGSSTMVVRGRLVNLPSDETGERPVGDALLVLRR, from the coding sequence TTGATCCGACGTCGCGCGACCGTCGCAGCCATCTGTCTGTTCGTCGCGGCATCCGCCGCAGCCGCGCAGGGCACCCCGACCGACCTCCGCGGTCACTGGGCCGAGGGTCGGATCGGCACGCTGCTCGGCCGCGGAATCGTCGAACTCTACGCGGACGGACGGTTCCGTCCCGAGGAGCCGATCAGCCGGGCGCGGTTCGCCCGCTGGCTGGTCGCCGCCAGGGGCCTACCCCTCGAACGGCCACAGCTTCCCACCTTCAGGGACGTGACCCGCGCAGACTGGTTCTTCCCGTACGCGGAAACCGCGGCGGCACACGGTATCCTCGACGGGGACAACAACCGGGGCACGGCCTCCTTCTTCCGGCCCACCGAGCTCCTGACACGCGAGGAAGCGATCCACTGGACGGTGCGGGCGATGGGATACGGATGGGAGGCCGAGCGCCTGGCAGCCGTCTACCTGCCCGTGGTAGACGCCGCGGACGTCACCGCGTCCCGCAGGGGCTCTGTGGCCGTCGCGCTGCTCGCCCGACCCCCGTTGCTGCGCGAGCCCACCACCGACCGGGTGCGCGCGCGCGCTCCGATGACGCGCGCCGAAGGCGCGTCCTTGGTCTGGGCGTATCTGCAGGCCGTCAAAACCGGGATCCGGCTGCAGACCGAAGAACACATCGAGCCCGGCCTCCGGCTGGTCACCGAGAAGCGCGGTGTGCTGCGGACGCCCCCTGTGTGGCGAGTGCAGATCGGTGCGTTCGCCAGCGAGGAGAACGCCCGCCGCCTGGCTGACCAGATGCGCTCCCGGGGCCTTCCGACGTTCGTGGACTTCCTCGACGGACTGCACAAGGTGCGCGTGGGCAGTTTCGCCACCCGGCAGGCAGCGGAGACGTTGCGGGCCCGGTTGGCCGAGGAGGGACTCCCGACCTGGTTGATCTCGACGCTGCGCGACTTCGAAGCGCTGCCCGGTCCCCACCGGGTGGCAGTCCTGCAGGTCCAGCCGGACGCAGCGGCCCTGGTGCCCGCGCTGGCGGGCGAACGGGTGATCGGGAGAGAGCGAACCTCGGCCATCGCCACGCGGCGGGGTGCGGTCGCAGCCGTCAACGGCGGCTTCTTCGCCCCCGACGGTGACCCGATCGGGGGACTGGCGATCGACGGGGAGTGGATCAGCGAACCCATTCCCCACAGGTCCTGCGTAGGCATCGGCGAATACGGAGGGTTGCTCTTCGACGTCTTGGGTTGGCGCGGGGAAGTGTCCACGCCCTACGGCTTGCTGGCGCTGTCGGGGATCAACCGCGCGCGGCGGGCGGACGAGACGATCCTGTACACGCCGCGCTACGACGCCACTACGCGGACGAACTTCGCGGGCATCGAGGTGGTCGTTGGTGGTGGCGTCGTGCAGCAGGTGCGGGTGGGCGCGGGCAACTCGACGATTCCCGCCGACGGATTCGTGCTTTCCGGACACGGCGCCGCCCGCGCGGCCCTGTCAGTGCTCCAACCCGGCGATCCCGTCGGCGTCACGATCTCCGTGTTACCTGCCTCCGCCGACCCGCGCTGGCAACAGGTTCGCCACGCGGTGTGCGGAGGGCCGCGGCTGCTCAGCGCAGGTCAGGTGATCGCAACCGGCGAGGGATTCACGGCCTGGTTCCTCAATCGCCGGCATCCGCGCACCGCGATAGGTCGGACGCCCGACGGCACCATCATCCTGCTGGTCGCCGACGGACGCTCACCGTACCACGCGCTGGGGATGACTGCGGCGGAGCTGGCGCTCGAACTCCGGCGATGGGGCGCCGCCGATGCCGTCAACCTCGATGGCGGCGGGTCGTCGACGATGGTCGTACGCGGCCGGCTGGTCAACCTACCGTCCGACGAGACCGGCGAACGCCCGGTGGGCGACGCGCTGCTGGTTCTGCGCCGTTGA